Genomic segment of Candidatus Marinarcus aquaticus:
GACATGGTAAGACCATCAGTGCAGATATGATTGAAGGGTATAAAGGGTTGTTGGATAATATCAGTAAATCCACACACATGATTGAAGAGATTGCCAATGCCAGTAAAGAGCAAGAAGCAGGGATTACTCAAATCAATGATGCCGTGACACAACTGGATCAACAAACTCAACAAAATGCATCAATCGCAAATCAGACACAAGAGATTGCAATGCAAACAGACAGTATTGCCAAGGACATTGTCAATGATGCCAATAAAAAAGAGTTTTGGGGGAAAGCCGACGCAAAAGCACTGCAAGCAAAAAAAGAGAATCTTTCACAAGAGATAAAAAAAGAAAACCTTAAACACACTTCAAAACCAAAAGAGAGTCAAAAAGTGCACAGCTCTCATGAAAATGCAACGTGGGAAGAGTTTTAATCTTATGATATTTGAATAGGCAGAGTAATACAAAACTCTGTTCCTATTTGTAATTGATGATTATATCGATACTGCACATTATGCACTTCAATTTGTCCATTGAGTTGTTGAGTAATGACTTGATGGACAATATATAATCCCATTCCTTTGCCTTGTGATTGGTGTTTGGTGGTAAAATAGGGTTCAAATATTTTATCCATAATATCACTTGGTATGCCTTGCGCATTATCTTTAATGGTGATGGTAATGTTCTCTTTAGTGGCTTGAGCCAAAAAGAAAATATAACGCTCTTTTGAAGGATTGCTCATATGTGCTTCAATCGAGTTTTTAATCAATACCATCAAGACTTGAACCAAAGCATTTTTAGAACCTTTCATTTTAAGGTTAATACTTTTTTTATCGGTGATAAAAGCAATGCCATTTTTATCTAAAAGCTCTTCTAATTTTTCTAATGCTTCTTGCTTTAACTCTAAAAGTTGAAATGAAGTGATACTTGAATCTATTTTGAAGAAGTTTTTAAAATCATCAATAGTGTGTGAAAGTCCAATACACGTTGCAGTGATTTGGTCAAGATTATTATACAACTCATTCGTTTTTAAAAGATCCATTTGCATCATCATTTTTGAACTGGACGACAAACTTGAAATGACATTCAAAGGTTGCCGCCATTGGTGTGCTAAGTTTTCTAAAAGTTTACCAATGGATTCAAGTTTGACTTGTTGAATCACATATTTGTTTTGATCATTGAATTTTTCCAAAATAAAATTGACTCGTGTTCGTAATAAATAAACAAAAAAGAGACTCGCTGATACAAGTATCAAAACAATCACTACAATGGTATTGTTAATAATCGCTTTGTTTCCAAAATCTTTTTGTTTGAGTGCAATATAAAGCTTATGTTGATTGCTTTGAAACAGCATCTCTTTATTAATAATCTCTTCGGTGTTAATTCGAGAATAGACATTCAACGTATTGGACCAATTGTTTTTGCTCTCATCGTTACTGTAAACCACATTGTTTTTTTCATCCACCAAATAGATGTTAAAAATATCAGAACTGACCGTACTATCAAGGATCTCTTTCATTTGTAAATTAATAATAATCATGCCCACAATTTTGTTGTTTTTATAAACAGCATTGGCCAAACGAAGCGTGGGGACATACGGTACTTCTATTTGTTCGTTTTCGATATTTAAATCCAATTTTGAAAGATAGGTTTCATCCTCTTTTAAACGCTTTATCTCATCAACATAATATCGATGATCTTTTTGTTGCAATAGGTGTATTGGAACTTTAGTGATACGGTTTTGAGCCGCATCTTTATTGATACGAATTTGTTCTTGCCCTTGCTCATTTAAATAACGAATTTGAAGTATGGTACTATTAGCTTGTGCAAGCGTATAAAAAAGCTCTTCAACATCATTTTTATTGTTATGATTTTTTAAATAGCGTTTTAAAAATGTACTGTTTTGTATCGATTTTAAAAGTTTTTTGGCCTCTTGAATATATTCAACATAAGCATGTTGTTTATATTTTAAGACCAATTGGGATTTTTGTTCAATTTCAGACTCTTCTATTTGTTGTTGCAAGTAATACATTACTAATGTAGCAATGACTATCAGAAACAAACCAAATATAAAAAAAAGTTTGGTCAATTTAGAAAAAATAGTTTTATGATTGAATCTGTCCATAACTGTGTCCCATAATTTCTCTTAAATCATAGTAACACATTAGTGATTAAATTATCACATTTATATGATTATCTGCTCCATTGATTTTTTAACAACACTCTTGTTCACATTTATGAAGTGCCAATTGTGCAACTTCATCTTGGGCATCTTCAAACAAATCATCAATATAAAAAGAGTTTGAACAGACCAAATAAAGCAGTTTCTCTTCAGGATCATCTTTGGGATTTCTACTGTAATATGCTTGTGGAATCTTAGGCATAAACTTTTCCCAATAGATATTCATATTTTTAGGATCTTTTAAAACTCGTATCATGTGGTCTATCACAACACATGCATTTTCAAAACAATCAATGTTTTTAAAACTGATATAACTCTCATCTACTCTGATTTCATTTTGCGACATATCTTCTCTTCCTTTTTTCATCTTGTATATTATATATACAATAAACAAAAAATTATATGTTATAATACGTAAATAAATTGACATTTTACGAAAATGGAGTCTTGTTGCAACGAATTTCCACCATTACATTTGAATATGTTTTAAAAGCTTTATGCGCCAACACCAAACTCTCTATGGATGATATGCTTGCTTTTGTCGACTTAAATGAAGAGGATTTAAAAAATAATCCCAAAGGCATAGAAAGCCATAAACTTTCAGATATCTTCAGATACTGTATAGAAAATACTCAAAATAAAACATTGGCTTTGGATATTGGACAGTCAATTTCTTACCACTCCTTAGGTCTTTTAGGTTATTTACTTTTAAATACACAAACACTTAAAGAGATGATTGAAAAATTTGCACACTACCAACAACTCGTAGGTGGGTATTTAAAATTCCATTTCAGTGAAAATGAACACTCTTATAAATTCACCATTTATATCAATGAAAACCCCTATATTCCTGTTCCAAGTTATCATGCAGAGGTACACTTATCTGCAATTGTAAGTATCTTGACTCAAATTCTAGGACAACAAGTTGTTCCTTCTCAAACTTTTTTTTCACAAGAAAAAATTCAAGACTTAACCGCCTATCATCGACTTTTTGGAGAGAATATCTTTTTTAGCAAAGATGAAAACTCCATACTCTTTAATAAGAATGAACTCAATATCCCTGTAAAAAACTCAAACCCCTCAATGTTGGGATATTTTGAGAATCAAGCCAATGCGATTTTACAAGATTTGAATCAAACCTCTTATTATGGAAAAGTGAAAACCATTATTGTAAAAAATATTGGAGAACATGACATCAACATTGAGTTTGTCGCTTCACAAATGCAACTTAGTGTTCGCACCTTGCAAAATTACTTAAAAAGTGAAAAGAAAAACTTCAGAGATGCGTTTACAGCTGTAAGAATGCAACTGGCAGATCACTACTTACAAACAACCAAAATGGATTATGCGAGCATTGCATATTTACTGGGCTACTCAGAAGCGAGCTCTTTTTTCAGAGCCTATAAAAAATGGACGAAGAAAACACCTTCGAGTCACAAAAAGGGCATAAAAAAAGGCAAGGAGTAAATCCTTGCCTTTTAATTGAGTGAAGTGAGTTTATAGAACATCGACTTCGGGTGCGCAAACCTTTTCTCCCTTCAGTGGTGCTATCGCACATCACTTTCGGGTGCGCAAACTAAAAACGTCAATCAATTCACGTTTTTAACGTTTGCTTACATCATACCTGGCATTCCACCCATTCCACCCATGTCTGGCATAGCTGGAGCTGGTTTATCTTCTTTGATGTCTGTAACAGTTGCTTCAGTTGTTAAAAGAAGTGATGCTACAGAAACCGCATTTTGCATTGCCACTCTTTCAACTTTTGCAGGATCCACAATACCTGCAGCAAACATATCCACATATTCACCCGTTGCCGCATTGAATCCAAAGTTTTCATCTTTTGCTTTTTCAACTTCATTTACAACCACACCTGCATCAAATCCTGCATTTTGTGCAATTTGTTTCATTGGTGCTTTGATTGCTCTTAATACAATGTCTGCTCCAATAGCTTCATCACCATCGAGTTCTAAAGCCACTTTTGAAGCCGCTCGAATAAGTGCAGCTCCACCACCAATAACGATACCCTCTTCAACAGCCGCTCGTGTTGCAGAAAGTGCATCATCTACTCGGTCTTTTTTCTCTTTCATCTCTGTCTCTGTTGCAGCACCTACTTTAATAACAGCAACCCCACCAGAAAGTTTTGCTAATCTCTCTTGCAGTTTCTCTCTGTCATAATCACTTGTCGTGTTTGCAATTTCGTTTCTGATTTGCCCTACTCGTGCTTCAACAGCTGCTTTATCTCCATTACCATCAACGATGGTTGTGTTGTCTTTGTCAATAACAATTTTAGATGCCGTACCTAGCACTTCAACTCCAGAACCTTCTAAAGTCATTCCCATCTCTTCAGCTACCACGGTACCACCTGTTAACACAGCGATGTCTTGTAACATTGCTTTTCTTCTGTCACCAAAACCTGGCGCTTTTACTGCAGCAATATTTAATGAACCTCGAAGTCTGTTAACAACCAATGTTGCCAATGCTTCACCATCTACATCTTCAGCAATGATTAACAGTGGTCGTCCCGCTTGATTTACTTGCTCTAAGATTGGTAACATCTCTTTTAAGTTAGAGATTTTTTTATCGCATAAAAGAATAAATGGATTATCCAATTCTGCAACCATTTTTTCTGTATTGGTTACAAAGTATGGAGAAAGATAACCTCGGTCAAACTGCATACCTTCAACCACATCCAGTTCATCTGTAATACCTTTTGCCTCTTCAACAGTGATAACACCATCTTTTCCTACTTTGTCCATTGCTTCAGCAATCATAGCCCCAATGGCTTTATCAGAGTTTGCAGAAATCGTTGCAACTTGCTCAATCTCAGTTTTGTTTGCCACCTCTTTTGATGAAGCTTTAAGCTGTGCTAAAATTGATTCGCACGCTTTATCCATTCCTCTTTTAAGTGAAATAGGATTTGCTCCAGCCGTTACATTTCTAAGACCCTCTTTAAAAATAGAGTATGCTAAAACGGTTGCAGTTGTAGTTCCATCACCTGCTTCATCAGCTGTTTTTGAAGCCACCTCTTTTACAAGTTGAGCTCCCATATTTTCTAATGTATCTGCAAGTTCAATCTCACGTGCCACGGAAACACCATCTTTAGTAATGTTGGGTGCACCAAATGATTTTTGTAAAAGTACATTTCTTCCTCTTGGTCCCATTGTAACTTTTACTGCATCTGCTAATTTTTCAACACCTGCAAACAGTTTGTTTCTTGCGTTATCGCTAAATAATACTTCTTTTGCCATTACTTAATCACTCCTAAAATATCTTTTATCTCTAAAATCAAATAATCTACACCTTCAAGTGTCAACTCAGTACCTGCATATTTACCAAATACAATCGTATCTTTTAATGCGACGTCTTTAACTTCTGTTCCCACTGCAACTACTTCTGCAGTTGATGGTTTCTCTTTTGCGTTATCTGGAATATAGATTCCACTTGCGGTTTTGTTCTCTACTTCGGTTCTTTTTACAAGAACTCTTTCACCTAATGGTTGAAAATTCATTATTGCTTCTCCTATAAGATTAAATCGTGTTTGAGTTAGCACTCTTATTTTTTGAGTGCTAAAATTGTATAAAATTTTTTATTAATTGTCAAGTAGTCTGAGTTATAATGACTAAAGTATTACATAAACTTTTTATTGATGTCTGTACAGATATTTTTGCAACAGTTGGTGTAAGCTTGTGTTTAATTCGGTGTCAAATTGATTCAGTGTCTCTTTACACTTGTTGGCCAATTCATTGGCACTTTTGATGGCTCCATTTAAACCTAAAAGGTTCACAAAAGAGTTCTTTGCTCCATCATTATTGGTTGTTTTCCCCGCTTCCTCTTCACTTTGAGTCTCATCAATAATATCATCTTGAATTTGAAACAGTAAGCCAATATCGATACCAAAGGCATAGAGTTTTTCTTGTACTTCATCCGATAATCCAGCAATAATAGCCCCCATCTTAAGAGAAGCTGCAATAAGTTTTGCTGTTTTATGAATATGTAAAAACTCCAGTTGTGAAAGTTCCACTTTTTGATTTTCAAAATAACAATCAATGGCTTGTCCAATGATCATTCCATCAATTCCTCCATCACTTGAGAGGATTTTAATCAATTCAATTTTCACATCATTTGAAAAGGCTGCATTGGCAAGCAGATTAAACGCATGCGTATTAAGTGCATCCCCAACTAATATGGCTGTGACTTCATCATAGGTTGTATGAAGTGTCGGATACCCTCTTCGTAAACTGGCATCATCCATCGCAGGCAGATCATCATGTATTAAAGAGTATGTGTGTAACAGCTCTAAACCAAGCGCCACACTCATGGCATTTTTTATAAGCAGTGATTGTTTGGCTTGTACCACACTCAACAAGAGCATTGGACGAAATCGTTTTCCACCTGCACGGAGCATCTCTTGTAAGGCTTTTTCAAAGTTAGGGTGGAAACTTTTTGATTGGGGTAAATGCGTATTTAAATACGTTTCAAATTCTTCAAGTAGTTGTTTCATGAAACTCTATTTTTGACCAAATGGGTTCATACCACCCATCATGTTCATGGCCATCATTTTTTTGTTTTCATCGGATTGTTTAATCACATCATTCATGGCACTGATTAGAAGAATTTGTAAGGAATCTTTATCTTCAAGCAAAGAGTCATCAATTTGTAAATCCACCACTTCAGAGTTTCCATTGATTGAGATTTCAACCATTCCTCCACCCGCTTTTGAGGTGAAGATTTTTCCTTCATTTTGCTCTTTTGCTTGTTCGGCCATGTCTTGAACTTGTTTCATGACATCGTTTAAATTGAGTTTGCTTAAATCTACGCCATCAAACATGGTCACTTCCAACAAGTTCATTGGTCACGCATGTGATATTGTTTTCATCATCAACCAATACAACTGTAGGTTTATAGTGTTCTAATTCTACTTCAGAGTATGCGGCATAAGCAATCACAATAATTTTATCACCGATCTCTACTTTTCTTGCAGCTGCGCCATTTAAGCACATATCTTTACTGCCAGCTTTACCTTTAATTA
This window contains:
- a CDS encoding ATP-binding protein, whose product is MDRFNHKTIFSKLTKLFFIFGLFLIVIATLVMYYLQQQIEESEIEQKSQLVLKYKQHAYVEYIQEAKKLLKSIQNSTFLKRYLKNHNNKNDVEELFYTLAQANSTILQIRYLNEQGQEQIRINKDAAQNRITKVPIHLLQQKDHRYYVDEIKRLKEDETYLSKLDLNIENEQIEVPYVPTLRLANAVYKNNKIVGMIIINLQMKEILDSTVSSDIFNIYLVDEKNNVVYSNDESKNNWSNTLNVYSRINTEEIINKEMLFQSNQHKLYIALKQKDFGNKAIINNTIVVIVLILVSASLFFVYLLRTRVNFILEKFNDQNKYVIQQVKLESIGKLLENLAHQWRQPLNVISSLSSSSKMMMQMDLLKTNELYNNLDQITATCIGLSHTIDDFKNFFKIDSSITSFQLLELKQEALEKLEELLDKNGIAFITDKKSINLKMKGSKNALVQVLMVLIKNSIEAHMSNPSKERYIFFLAQATKENITITIKDNAQGIPSDIMDKIFEPYFTTKHQSQGKGMGLYIVHQVITQQLNGQIEVHNVQYRYNHQLQIGTEFCITLPIQIS
- the cowN gene encoding N(2)-fixation sustaining protein CowN, which gives rise to MKKGREDMSQNEIRVDESYISFKNIDCFENACVVIDHMIRVLKDPKNMNIYWEKFMPKIPQAYYSRNPKDDPEEKLLYLVCSNSFYIDDLFEDAQDEVAQLALHKCEQECC
- a CDS encoding AraC family transcriptional regulator, which translates into the protein MQRISTITFEYVLKALCANTKLSMDDMLAFVDLNEEDLKNNPKGIESHKLSDIFRYCIENTQNKTLALDIGQSISYHSLGLLGYLLLNTQTLKEMIEKFAHYQQLVGGYLKFHFSENEHSYKFTIYINENPYIPVPSYHAEVHLSAIVSILTQILGQQVVPSQTFFSQEKIQDLTAYHRLFGENIFFSKDENSILFNKNELNIPVKNSNPSMLGYFENQANAILQDLNQTSYYGKVKTIIVKNIGEHDINIEFVASQMQLSVRTLQNYLKSEKKNFRDAFTAVRMQLADHYLQTTKMDYASIAYLLGYSEASSFFRAYKKWTKKTPSSHKKGIKKGKE
- the groL gene encoding chaperonin GroEL (60 kDa chaperone family; promotes refolding of misfolded polypeptides especially under stressful conditions; forms two stacked rings of heptamers to form a barrel-shaped 14mer; ends can be capped by GroES; misfolded proteins enter the barrel where they are refolded when GroES binds); this translates as MAKEVLFSDNARNKLFAGVEKLADAVKVTMGPRGRNVLLQKSFGAPNITKDGVSVAREIELADTLENMGAQLVKEVASKTADEAGDGTTTATVLAYSIFKEGLRNVTAGANPISLKRGMDKACESILAQLKASSKEVANKTEIEQVATISANSDKAIGAMIAEAMDKVGKDGVITVEEAKGITDELDVVEGMQFDRGYLSPYFVTNTEKMVAELDNPFILLCDKKISNLKEMLPILEQVNQAGRPLLIIAEDVDGEALATLVVNRLRGSLNIAAVKAPGFGDRRKAMLQDIAVLTGGTVVAEEMGMTLEGSGVEVLGTASKIVIDKDNTTIVDGNGDKAAVEARVGQIRNEIANTTSDYDREKLQERLAKLSGGVAVIKVGAATETEMKEKKDRVDDALSATRAAVEEGIVIGGGAALIRAASKVALELDGDEAIGADIVLRAIKAPMKQIAQNAGFDAGVVVNEVEKAKDENFGFNAATGEYVDMFAAGIVDPAKVERVAMQNAVSVASLLLTTEATVTDIKEDKPAPAMPDMGGMGGMPGMM
- the groES gene encoding co-chaperone GroES; translation: MNFQPLGERVLVKRTEVENKTASGIYIPDNAKEKPSTAEVVAVGTEVKDVALKDTIVFGKYAGTELTLEGVDYLILEIKDILGVIK
- a CDS encoding polyprenyl synthetase family protein; protein product: MKQLLEEFETYLNTHLPQSKSFHPNFEKALQEMLRAGGKRFRPMLLLSVVQAKQSLLIKNAMSVALGLELLHTYSLIHDDLPAMDDASLRRGYPTLHTTYDEVTAILVGDALNTHAFNLLANAAFSNDVKIELIKILSSDGGIDGMIIGQAIDCYFENQKVELSQLEFLHIHKTAKLIAASLKMGAIIAGLSDEVQEKLYAFGIDIGLLFQIQDDIIDETQSEEEAGKTTNNDGAKNSFVNLLGLNGAIKSANELANKCKETLNQFDTELNTSLHQLLQKYLYRHQ
- a CDS encoding YbaB/EbfC family nucleoid-associated protein; the encoded protein is MFDGVDLSKLNLNDVMKQVQDMAEQAKEQNEGKIFTSKAGGGMVEISINGNSEVVDLQIDDSLLEDKDSLQILLISAMNDVIKQSDENKKMMAMNMMGGMNPFGQK
- the panD gene encoding aspartate 1-decarboxylase, with translation MTFDMLYSKIHRATVTDANLNYVGSITIDEELMQASHLRVGQKVEIVNVNNGERFATYVIKGKAGSKDMCLNGAAARKVEIGDKIIVIAYAAYSEVELEHYKPTVVLVDDENNITCVTNELVGSDHV